The stretch of DNA GATGAAAAATTATTCGTGTCGAAACGTTACATACATTCTTGTTTTGTGTTACCTACCTGCATACATACACATACTAGTATATGATATGATCGCCCAAAGCCTTGCATTAAGGCAGTAGCAGCCAGATAAGCAGGGCATTCTTTTCCCAACTACCTTATGTAATACAATTTCCTGGCTGAATGAATATGAGATGTTGGTATACTTTTCCCCACATTGCAAATCTCTGCTGAATCGTTTATTTTGTCGCAACTGGACTGAACTGCTGAGTGCTGTGTGGATTTTCTGGAAGGCCTAGAATCACCTCACCAAAGTCAGTCAGTTAAGGGCATGCTTGTGCCAACACAAGGAAGAAAGCAGTGGTGTTTCAGTCCCTTaatcaactactccctctgttcacttttataaggcTTTGTAGATGTTTCAGACATTGTGCAAAATAGCTCAATTTCacttgtctgaaacgacttataAAAGTGAACGGGAAACGACTTATAAAAGTGAACGGGGGGAGTATGATAAGTGTATTTTGTTATTCTCATCAACAGAAAGTGCCTTCATCAACAGTAATTTAAGAATTGCACTGAAATACAGAAAGACACATCATATGTCATATTCAAAACAGtttcttataaaaacagaaaagagaAGGACGCGTTGCTAACCTATCGAGTTACAGGCATTGCTCATTTCACCTTTCATCATGCAGTAAAATAAATGAACCGTCCCCTCGCCGTAGCTGCTCAGCGAAACAATGTGAATTCAAGAAGAAATTTCATGCCATCAAGTCATAGATCGTTGCAGATCTCAGATCAAGTCATGCCCTGCTATGGTCTGCTCTTGACCACAGGACAGGCAGGGGGTGTACAAATGGAAGATCAGATATGCCCACTGGTATCAACATAGAAAATGCTATCAGCGGCTCATCATCATCTCTTTTGTCCTCTGCGAGATTGATCGTCAAAAGAATCACAACATATTTCATCTCTTTCGTCCTGTGAATTTCATGAGTGGCAGGCCATGTTTGCCATGTTTTGCAAATTTGGTGAATTAtttcatcaccatcttcatcagcGGTACAACAAACTTACAAGACAAATCCATTTGTCAGATATATGATGTTAGTAATTAGCATCAGCGAGCAGATCACTACGACGTCGCACGAAATATCTCGGATAATCTTTTTCACCCACATTAAACATCCACTTGTCAGATGCGAAAAGCTGCCAGGCAGCAAGGATGATTCCAAAGCATAATAAACATAAGATTGATCTAGGGTGAGCATTGGTTTGTGCCCAAATCATTCAAACAAAACTTGTTGCTAAGGTTGGTTTTGGCACAAACCAAAGACACTTGTATTACATTTCTTACATGAGTCTAGTCTGTTGCTACAGCACATATTTTGGCATGCCTAATCTGCCAAAAAGCAAGAAAAACACATCCATGGACATGAGGATCAAGTGAAATCTTCTGCTGCCCATCGCCAGCAGCATCGGCCAACCAAAATTGGTGCTACGGAAGGTTCCTGTTCATCTCACAATGAAGACTGCCGTCAGCTCCGCTCTCCTCTTTCATAAACATCATGCAACTTGGTCAAAATCTCGGAGAATTTGTAGGAATGCAACCAGTAGATATTAAATATGGCAGCATGGTGTGTCTTCCCTACAAGCAATGCTGGGGTACTCCACATTCCAGGTTCTAGCCGAGGGGTTCTTTAAAAATCTGAGCAtctttcccgcaaaaaaaaacaaGTACATTTGAACATGTTTCCCCTAAACAGGCAGATACATTCAAGCTTGGAGAACTTGACAATGTATGATGTGGGCCTTCAAATTACGACCTGCAATTGCTGACCACAAATTAGCCATCAAAGACCTGTGCTGGTGGCCCTTCCGGGCAAAAGTCTCCCACACACGGGCACTCTCCATCTCAATAACTTTTGTTGGGTCACAGACATCAACAAGGGTCATGCCCATGTTATTACGGATAACACAGATCTTTCCATTCAGTGAGACCAAAGCCACGGCTTCAAAAGCTCGTGAGCTGCCCAGATGGCGTCTACTGTCCATGAATCTTGTCCACAATCCTATGTCCCCATCATAAACTCTTAGCTTGCAGGCATCGCGACAATCCGCTGAATAAAGACGACCATTAAAGGAAATGGTTGGATTCCGCAAGGCTGCAACCAGTGCATTACCAGTGGTCGACCACGTGTTGGATGTTGGCAGATAGACCTCGCTCACAACCTGGCGGTGAGAATCAAGTCCCTTTAGGAACCATTTGCCATCATATACAACTCCAGTGAACGGCACCATTCCTGTGTTCATTTCAGTGATGCAAGACCATCTATTCCTGTTCGGATTGTAAACCTCAGCAGATCTTAGAGTTCTCTGTGTCCCTTCACACTCCCCACCGGCAACATAGAGACAGTTGTTTATGACACAAGAGCCAAACAAGTGCCGCTTCCGTAGCATATCTGGAGCCCGGTGCCACTTGTTTGTCCGAGTACTGTAATACACGACATGCCTCATAGACCCCCGTACTGGGTTTTTGCCACCAAATAGGTACAAAGAGCAGCCACTGAGAACAGCGCAACCAAAGCCCACGGCTTCCGAATACTCTGGTGGAACTGGAGGAAGTGACCTCCAGAGCTGGTGCACTGGATCAAAGGCATGCCAAGATAGTTTCTGATCACGATCCCTTTTGAAGACGTAAACCCATTCTTCTTCCATGCCACATTTCTTCCGCAGTGAGTAATAATAATTCCCAGATAAAAGTCGGCTCCATTTTCTACAGACCAAGCGAAGATTAGGGTGCTCAGCTCGAGAAACCCGCATCAGACATGAAATAGCCAGGTCATCAGGAAGGCCAGGCAGAAGCGGCGCCTGAGTTCGGCACCTCTCCTTGCGTGAGCTCCTTGACTTGCGCTTGTTCGGTTTGACATCAGGTTGCATGCACAGCCTAGCACCAGGGACAAACTTTCTAGCATTGACGACAGTTTTAAGGCCTCCATCTACCCTGCAGTAGCAAGAGACAGACTCTCCCTGCAAACACATTGACCAATCATATAAGATGCCTTTATTCATCTGAATGTGGAACAACAAAAGTATGAAACAAAACCAAAGGGAAGTAGCTATGTATTATCATTTATCAAGGACACAAACACAACTTGTCCACCCACTAGCAAATATGTTCGAACTCATCATCAATTGTTGTATATCATATGAAAGAGGGAACGGGTCAGTCAACTGTACTGAATTAAAATATGTGAAAACTTATGGATGTAACTATGTAAGATCAAGTGGCTGTGACTTGGCTTAGAAGTTAGAACCCAGTACTATTCTTGTTCCACTGAACTCCGCatgagaaaagaaaaaaaatacaaaTAGAAAGATGGTAGAAAAAGGAACTACTACTTTGATTAAATTAGTAAAGGAAAATTTAGCAGCTAAagttatactccctccgtcccacaatataagatgtttttgcaaGCTGAAACAGCTTGCAATGCAAAAATgtcttatattgtgggacgggggacttgcaaaaacgtcttatattgtgggacggagggagtaacagGTTGGTTTTGGCTTTGGTTGTGATACTAATTCCTAACTGGTAAAGATGCACTTGCTAAGCTCCTTCAGCTACACATATAAATGCATCAGATGATCCTCGCTATATAACTACTACATGCGCAGAAGACCATGCAGAGAAGAGAAGGAATTCCATGTAATGGTGTTTCTAACCAAAGAAGTACCTCTTGAATAGTATCTCTAAGATTAAAGCAACACTAACATGTCACTAAATTAATTTCAATTAAATAAAGGACCAGCCACCTCCACGGTTAACCTAAACTTGAACTCCAAAAACAGGCGGAAGCACCCAGATCCCAACTCAAATCACAAAAATGAACATAATTTTGTCCTCACCCTTGGAAGATAATCATAACTCTATGCCAAAAACAAATTCCTTGGCCCATTGCAAGATCATATGTTTGAACCAAAAGCATTAAGCACCGACTCCAGAGCAATAACCCTAATTCAATGTACATACAGAATTCTCAAGCAAAGCTGTTTCTGACCGAGAAAATAGCAGTTGCACAGCAACTCTAAGCTAAAAGAAACACAGAGCTATGACTGACAAACTCTCGCATTAAATTTCCATGTAATAGTGATTCTAACCAAAGAAAGTAGCACTTGATGCATTCTGATGTTGGGTGCAAATTAAATGAATCTGGAGAAAATCAACTGCAGAACACGGCATCATCATTTGATACAAGCTCCAGCAAAACACATCATATGAAACAAATTAGTGTGTGAGTTCCAGCAAGTCATGTCTCTACATGCCCCCTAAAAGTTTCTGCACAATATCCCTTAGATCAAAACAACACTAACATGTCACTAAAATCGATTACACGCTTCTACATTGACAGTGCAGCTGGCAAGCTTCATCAGCATAAACAATTCAGGACGACTGCCATTATATAATAATACTTCCTCCGTCCGAAAAAACTTATCCctcaaatgaatgtatctagTGTTTTCGGACGGAGGGATATCTAAGAATTCCACCAGCCAGCCTGAATTACTACTCTCATTATCCCTATGTTGGACTGCTATGTGTATGCTAATCATGTAGTAATGTCATCATTTTAACCTCTCTGTGAGCCCTCCTTAGCCATGGTGAGTTCCTTGTCCTCTCCTTTCTCACCATGGCTGCTGAATTTCGCGGGATGGCAATCGAACCAGAGGATAATGGTGTTCTTAGATATTCTATAATCCTGGTTGTGCTGATGCGCCAAATCCCAGGCCTCCGGCCAGCAGGCCAGGCGAGAAAAAAAAACCTAGAGACGACGCCCCGCCCCGTTCATAACAGATCGAAGCCAGCGTTCGCCGGATCCGGCGGAGGCACCGGCGAGCGAGCGAGAAATCCAGACAGAAGTAGAAGGGGTGGGGAAATCTCACCTCTTGCTCCGCGAGCCGGCGGCGCTGCATGAGATGCCTGATCTGCGCGTCCCGGTCCCCCGCCACCGCTGCTGTCCGCGCTCGTAGGATCCGCCTCCGCCGGCGTCGCCTCTTCCTCCGCCGACTGAAGGAGAAAATAACTCGAGCGCCGCgctcgagctcgtcgccggcggaTAAGGGGGGAAAGGGAGACTTTTGTTTTCTAGAAACAGGGGGTGGgtgggggaagagagagagagagtggggAGGAGGCTGTGGGAGAGCAGCGTCGAAGAAACGGACGTCGACGGGGAAAGCCCATCCGCCACATGGGCCCAATCCACACGGCACCACTAAAATATGGGATTCACCCCTAAAAAAAACTAAAATATGGGATTCTGAAGAAAAAAAACCATTGTACATCGACTAAAAAATAATACACTTTCTTTTGTGGGTGCCGGGGAATTACCCGCGGCTAGACCCGGCAGCCCAAGACATGATCAAGCTAGACCAGAAGACCCATGACGAGGTCATTTAGGGCACCATATGGGCTAGCTCTCTATGGGTTGGGAGCCTGGAAGGAACCCGGCCAGGAAGATAAGACCCGGCCGGTAGAGAGTGGACCCGGAAAGACCCGGAATCCCAGCACCAGAAGGAGTCCACCTAACTTGAAAGACACAGAACGTTTACAAGACTTGGAGTAAGACTCCGACTATGGATAGAACATGGAAACCTAATGTAAACCCCAGAGACCTGGCTATTATATAAGGTGGGTTCCTAGGTCGTCCAAAGGACATGTTAGAACTCTCGAGTTATTGGTAGCATAATAGCACCCTTGTAATCGAGATTATCATCATCATTAGCAATCAAGAAGGAGTAAGCTATTACCTCTatcgtgaggggccgaacctgagtaaactcgcgtctctcgattccgatcaACCCCATCTAAGGTTCCACCTAGCAGCAATGGCCTCATAACTAAGTTCTCCTATAAGGACATCTACCATGACATAACCATGACAGTAGGGTAAAAGAGATTTCACTGCTTAACCCTGGAGATCACAATCGGTGCAACAAATCAATCTCATATGGACCAAACCTTAGCCAAACAGCTGTTCGTATGTTATGACGATCTACTTGAGCTAAGCGATGAGCAACATTCTTTCCAGCACGGAGAACTGTTCCAATGGAGTATAGTCTATCTTGCGCAAGAAGACTCAAATATAATACACTTGTACAAAATAAAACCCCCTAAAAAGGTATCACAAAATAAAATCATCATTCGTCCATGAAGAAACCATGATTCACCGGAGCTCAATAAAAAGTTCACAATTTAATCACGGGTTGTCTTCATGTCAGACGGCGTCAAGTCTCACCGGAACATTATAGTGTATGTACTCACATCTCCTCATCGAGAGCATAAACCTTATCTTGGTCACAATTTTCAAACTCCACATCGAGCAACTTGGTTGTTGTGCAATGACACAAAATTAATAATAATCTTGTTTTGTTATGCGGCTTGGTGTTGATTTCAGTTTTTGGCACGGCAGAAAACATAATTAAAATGGCCTCAAGGGAAAAAAGATTTCAACATGAAAAATCTGTGTATGGCAAAACAGACAACTTTGATGTTTAGGTCGTCGCCATCTGATCTCATCTTGGGGGCCGACAATGTGCTTGGAGTGCTGAGATTTGACTTTTTTACTGGATGCTGAGATTTGACATTCAAAGTACTGTTGTGTGGCTTACACCTCCCAACCGACCTTAGATGAAAAGTGCTCTACATGGATTTGTATTTGTCTTATTCGGGCGATTGATTTTGATATTTGAATCATATCAATCCAAAGTCGTATGCAAAAGTTCCGGCGACCACTAATGAAAAGTTGCAGCTCGGACCAGATACCCGTATAACCCATGCCTGGTACGTGTTGAGAGTTGTTACATCTTTTGCATGAACGATTTGACCCTCAAGATTAGAGCTTGCCTCTAATCGATAAACATTCAACACAAAAGTTGTTCGTCTTGTCAAAACAGGTAAATTTTCTTTTGGTTGCGTCTCCAACCGAGGTCGTATGTGACCCTGTGAGTCCCCAAAACTGA from Triticum urartu cultivar G1812 chromosome 3, Tu2.1, whole genome shotgun sequence encodes:
- the LOC125546396 gene encoding F-box/kelch-repeat protein At1g55270-like, encoding MQRRRLAEQEGESVSCYCRVDGGLKTVVNARKFVPGARLCMQPDVKPNKRKSRSSRKERCRTQAPLLPGLPDDLAISCLMRVSRAEHPNLRLVCRKWSRLLSGNYYYSLRKKCGMEEEWVYVFKRDRDQKLSWHAFDPVHQLWRSLPPVPPEYSEAVGFGCAVLSGCSLYLFGGKNPVRGSMRHVVYYSTRTNKWHRAPDMLRKRHLFGSCVINNCLYVAGGECEGTQRTLRSAEVYNPNRNRWSCITEMNTGMVPFTGVVYDGKWFLKGLDSHRQVVSEVYLPTSNTWSTTGNALVAALRNPTISFNGRLYSADCRDACKLRVYDGDIGLWTRFMDSRRHLGSSRAFEAVALVSLNGKICVIRNNMGMTLVDVCDPTKVIEMESARVWETFARKGHQHRSLMANLWSAIAGRNLKAHIIHCQVLQA